A genome region from Geobacter pickeringii includes the following:
- a CDS encoding DUF448 domain-containing protein, whose product MPRSAPQRSCLGCRETRDKGDLLRFVLSPDGTLVPDVLAKLPGRGAYTCFSSICVTKAVERKQFSRAFRCDVVVPPAEELTSQIAARLTERVASYLALANKAGKIISGSDMVMERLRKGGGVGLVLLASDISGDIGDKVAGLAKRGGVPCLRMLDKDRFGELLGKGLRSVLAVMVSGFVPSILNEVKRYGNFLDGGGVDEQDPRV is encoded by the coding sequence ATGCCGCGAAGTGCACCCCAAAGGTCATGTCTCGGTTGTCGTGAAACGCGGGACAAGGGAGATCTGCTCCGATTCGTCCTCTCTCCCGATGGCACGCTGGTGCCCGATGTCTTGGCAAAGCTTCCCGGCAGGGGCGCATATACGTGTTTCAGCAGCATCTGCGTGACGAAGGCTGTCGAGCGCAAACAGTTCTCCCGGGCTTTTCGTTGCGATGTGGTGGTGCCGCCTGCAGAGGAACTCACCAGCCAGATCGCTGCCCGTCTCACGGAGCGGGTCGCCTCCTATCTTGCCTTGGCCAACAAGGCTGGCAAGATAATTTCAGGCAGCGATATGGTCATGGAGCGGCTTCGGAAGGGAGGAGGCGTTGGCCTTGTCCTGCTCGCTTCCGATATCTCCGGGGATATCGGAGATAAAGTTGCCGGTCTGGCGAAACGAGGCGGTGTTCCCTGTCTGCGTATGCTTGACAAGGACCGTTTCGGCGAGCTTCTCGGCAAGGGTTTGAGAAGTGTGCTGGCAGTGATGGTGAGCGGTTTTGTTCCATCTATTCTTAACGAAGTGAAACGATACGGTAATTTCCTTGATGGGGGTGGGGTGGATGAGCAAGATCCACGTGTATGA
- the bioD gene encoding dethiobiotin synthase has product MANRSIFITGTDTGVGKTVVSAALARLLRNRGINVGVMKPVTSGCIERDGGLVSEDAELLAWAAGVPLDEDCAPYCLRTPIAPSVAAAREGVKIDFPRIRESYERLLQRHDFVIVEGAGGLMVPLTGGMLVADLVTALKLPLLVVARPNLGTINHTVLTCFTAKQLDIDLRGVIVNSYPDTPDMAEEYAPHLIDSLSGAPLLGVFPLIPGDSAREQVEQLAARLATEPTTKILLREIGLEQI; this is encoded by the coding sequence GTGGCTAACCGTTCAATCTTCATAACCGGCACCGACACCGGCGTCGGCAAGACCGTCGTATCGGCGGCCCTCGCCCGGCTTTTACGCAACCGCGGCATCAACGTGGGCGTCATGAAGCCGGTGACGAGTGGCTGCATCGAACGGGACGGAGGACTCGTCTCCGAGGATGCGGAACTCCTCGCGTGGGCGGCCGGAGTCCCCCTCGACGAAGACTGCGCCCCCTACTGCCTGCGCACTCCCATCGCCCCGTCGGTGGCAGCGGCACGCGAAGGAGTAAAGATCGACTTTCCGCGGATCAGGGAATCCTACGAGCGGCTCCTGCAACGACATGACTTTGTCATTGTCGAGGGTGCGGGCGGACTTATGGTTCCGCTCACCGGGGGGATGCTCGTCGCCGATCTCGTTACGGCATTGAAACTTCCGCTCCTGGTCGTGGCCCGGCCAAACCTGGGGACCATCAACCATACCGTCCTTACCTGCTTCACGGCAAAACAGCTCGACATCGACCTGCGCGGCGTGATCGTCAATTCCTACCCTGACACCCCGGACATGGCCGAGGAATACGCCCCGCACCTGATCGATTCACTCTCCGGAGCCCCGCTCCTCGGCGTTTTCCCACTCATTCCAGGCGACAGCGCCCGTGAGCAGGTCGAACAACTCGCCGCGCGTCTGGCGACGGAGCCGACCACCAAAATTCTTCTCAGGGAGATCGGCCTTGAACAGATATGA
- a CDS encoding A-adding tRNA nucleotidyltransferase: protein MDVITTHVNADFDCLGAMVAAKRLYPDALMVFSGSQEKSMRDFFLKSPSYVPPFTRLKDVDFEQITRLILVDCQHSSRVGRFAEVAGRPGVEVHIYDHHPGASGDIRPSGGEIRDCGASTSILAKILRERGTEVTPVEATLMMLGIYEDTGNLTFPSTTTDDYAAASWLLERGANLNVVADFVTQELTAQQVSLLNDLIKSLQTVCVNGVDVAIAHAALEYYVGDIAVLAHMMRDMENLEALFVVVAMGDRVYLVARSRIPEVDVGAILREMGGGGHATAAAATVRGETVIQVVERLQRLLPERVNPKRTAADLMSSPVMTMPVGTTLAEAREYLTRYNVNAMPVMDGERMTGIISRRIVEKALYHGLGDLPASEYMHTEYLCAEPSTPIAALQEYIVVQHRRLVPVFEKERLVGVITRTDLLRYMYAGLQRTAEAVYDLARDNLPVRRREVLHLMNKSLPARVVSLLRDLGRVGDELELPVYAVGGFVRDLLLGNENDDIDVSVEGDGILFAETFAARMGYRVKSHEKFGTAVIVFPDGFKVDVASTRLEYYATPGALPTVERSSLKMDLYRRDFTINTLAIRLSGADFGMLFDYFGAYRDLQEKSIRVLHNLSFVEDPTRVFRAIRFEQRLGFQISRHTENLVKNAVKMGFLDKLGGKRLLNELVAIMKEREPVRAILRMSGLGLLRFIHPEIVLQAENLRVLDEVKKVTTWFDLLYLAETVEVWVVYFLALTTAISDDSFWGACTRLSVSEHYRERLIEMRIHGEQVLEVMERKVARGEDVRPSDIYFWLRGLTTEVLLYIMAKTRRDEVRKFVSLFVTRLRGVTTSITGDDLKRLGLPAGPRYREILDRILTARLNGEAASRDDELRIASGEIAAV from the coding sequence ATGGATGTCATCACCACCCACGTGAACGCCGATTTTGACTGCCTCGGTGCGATGGTTGCGGCGAAGCGGCTCTACCCCGATGCCCTCATGGTTTTTTCCGGCTCCCAGGAGAAAAGCATGCGGGATTTCTTCCTGAAATCACCCAGCTACGTTCCTCCCTTTACCCGTCTGAAAGATGTGGATTTCGAGCAGATTACCCGTCTCATCCTTGTCGACTGCCAGCACTCGTCCCGTGTTGGCCGTTTTGCCGAAGTGGCGGGGCGCCCCGGGGTCGAGGTTCATATCTACGATCACCATCCCGGGGCCTCGGGGGACATCCGGCCGAGCGGCGGCGAAATCCGCGACTGCGGAGCCTCCACCTCCATCCTGGCAAAGATCCTGAGGGAGCGGGGTACGGAGGTGACCCCGGTCGAGGCGACCCTCATGATGCTCGGCATCTACGAGGATACCGGCAACCTCACCTTTCCCTCCACGACCACCGATGACTATGCCGCCGCCTCCTGGCTTCTGGAACGGGGGGCGAATCTAAACGTTGTCGCCGATTTCGTTACCCAGGAACTCACCGCCCAGCAGGTTTCGCTTCTCAACGACCTGATCAAATCACTCCAGACTGTCTGCGTGAACGGGGTGGATGTCGCCATCGCCCATGCGGCGCTCGAGTATTACGTGGGAGACATCGCCGTGCTGGCCCACATGATGCGCGATATGGAAAATCTGGAGGCGCTCTTCGTGGTGGTGGCCATGGGGGATCGGGTCTACCTGGTGGCCCGCAGCCGTATCCCCGAAGTGGATGTGGGTGCCATCCTCCGGGAGATGGGGGGCGGCGGCCATGCCACGGCGGCAGCGGCGACGGTTCGGGGCGAAACGGTGATCCAGGTGGTGGAACGACTCCAGCGGCTTCTCCCGGAGCGGGTGAACCCCAAGCGTACCGCCGCAGACCTGATGTCGTCGCCGGTGATGACCATGCCGGTCGGCACGACGCTTGCCGAGGCGCGGGAATACCTGACCCGCTACAACGTAAATGCCATGCCGGTCATGGACGGCGAGCGGATGACCGGTATCATCTCCCGCCGGATCGTTGAGAAGGCCCTCTATCACGGCCTGGGGGATCTGCCGGCCAGTGAATACATGCATACCGAGTACCTCTGCGCCGAACCGTCCACCCCCATCGCCGCCCTGCAGGAGTACATCGTGGTCCAGCACCGGCGGCTGGTCCCGGTGTTCGAAAAGGAACGCCTCGTCGGCGTCATTACCCGCACCGACCTGCTCCGCTACATGTATGCGGGGCTCCAGCGCACCGCCGAGGCGGTTTACGATCTGGCCCGCGATAATCTCCCCGTGCGGCGCCGGGAGGTGCTCCACCTGATGAACAAGAGCCTGCCGGCACGGGTGGTCTCTCTGCTTCGGGATCTCGGAAGGGTGGGGGACGAGTTGGAGCTGCCGGTCTATGCCGTTGGCGGATTCGTGCGGGATCTGCTTCTTGGCAACGAGAACGACGACATCGACGTATCGGTGGAGGGAGACGGCATCCTCTTCGCCGAGACTTTTGCGGCTCGGATGGGATACCGGGTGAAGAGCCACGAAAAGTTCGGCACTGCCGTCATCGTCTTCCCCGACGGGTTCAAGGTGGATGTGGCGAGCACCCGGCTCGAGTATTACGCCACGCCGGGCGCCCTTCCGACGGTGGAGCGCTCCTCGCTCAAGATGGACCTCTATCGCCGTGATTTCACCATCAATACCCTCGCAATCCGCCTGAGCGGCGCGGATTTCGGGATGCTTTTCGATTACTTCGGCGCCTACCGGGACCTCCAGGAGAAATCGATCCGCGTCCTGCATAATCTCTCTTTTGTCGAGGACCCGACACGGGTCTTCCGGGCGATCCGCTTCGAGCAGCGCCTCGGCTTCCAGATCTCCCGCCACACCGAGAATCTCGTCAAGAATGCCGTTAAAATGGGCTTTCTCGACAAGCTGGGGGGGAAGAGGCTGCTGAATGAGCTGGTGGCGATCATGAAGGAACGGGAGCCGGTTCGGGCGATCCTCCGCATGTCGGGACTGGGGCTCCTGCGCTTCATTCACCCCGAGATCGTGCTCCAGGCGGAAAACCTGCGGGTCCTGGACGAGGTAAAAAAGGTTACGACGTGGTTCGATCTGCTCTACCTCGCCGAAACGGTGGAGGTGTGGGTCGTCTACTTTTTGGCACTTACCACGGCCATTTCCGACGACTCTTTCTGGGGGGCGTGCACACGACTCTCGGTATCGGAGCATTACCGTGAGCGGCTCATCGAGATGCGCATCCACGGCGAGCAGGTGCTGGAGGTGATGGAGCGGAAGGTGGCACGGGGGGAGGACGTCCGGCCCAGCGACATCTATTTCTGGCTGCGCGGCCTGACGACCGAGGTTCTCCTCTACATCATGGCGAAAACGCGCCGCGACGAGGTGCGGAAGTTCGTCTCGCTCTTCGTGACCCGGCTGCGGGGCGTCACGACCTCCATTACGGGAGACGACCTGAAGCGGCTTGGACTCCCTGCCGGTCCCCGCTATCGCGAGATCCTCGATCGCATCCTCACTGCCCGGCTGAACGGGGAAGCGGCCAGCCGCGATGATGAGCTTCGAATCGCTTCAGGTGAAATAGCAGCAGTGTAG
- the bioB gene encoding biotin synthase BioB, with the protein MRQFIDSITTQIIAGVPVQEADARVLADASGNDLFTLFTAASRIKSHFLGSAVHLCSIINAKSGRCPENCAFCAQSAHHATDAPVYPLVDEEKIVANAREAEKNGSHCYGIITSGTSISKGEELERICRAVRRIRQETKIAPSCSLGIIDFPTATALREAGVETYHHNLETARSFFPSICTTHDYEEDMETVRVARRAGLKVCCGGIFGLGESAAQRIEMALTLRELDVDSVPLNFLNPIEGTRLAAADNLTPLECLKTIALYRFILPSKRISVCGGRERNLRDLQSWMFFAGADGTMIGNYLTTIGRPAEQDWQMLNDLGLTVEGCCG; encoded by the coding sequence ATGAGACAATTCATCGATTCGATCACCACACAGATCATTGCCGGTGTCCCGGTGCAGGAGGCGGATGCGCGGGTACTGGCAGACGCGTCAGGCAATGACCTGTTTACGCTCTTTACCGCCGCGAGCAGGATAAAGAGCCACTTCCTCGGCTCCGCCGTCCATCTCTGCTCCATCATCAACGCCAAATCAGGGCGCTGCCCAGAGAACTGCGCATTCTGTGCCCAATCGGCCCATCATGCCACCGACGCGCCGGTCTACCCGCTGGTTGACGAAGAGAAGATCGTCGCCAACGCCCGGGAGGCCGAGAAAAACGGCTCCCACTGCTACGGCATCATCACGAGCGGTACCAGCATCAGCAAAGGTGAAGAGCTTGAGCGGATCTGCCGGGCGGTTCGCCGAATCAGGCAGGAAACAAAGATTGCCCCCTCCTGCTCCCTCGGCATCATCGATTTCCCGACTGCCACCGCGCTCAGGGAAGCGGGCGTTGAAACCTATCACCACAACCTCGAGACGGCACGGAGCTTCTTCCCCAGCATCTGCACCACCCACGACTACGAAGAAGACATGGAGACGGTGCGCGTGGCTCGGCGGGCAGGACTCAAGGTCTGCTGCGGCGGGATTTTCGGTCTCGGAGAATCGGCCGCGCAGCGGATCGAGATGGCCTTGACTCTCCGGGAGCTCGACGTTGACTCGGTCCCCCTCAACTTCCTGAACCCCATCGAAGGGACGCGTCTCGCGGCAGCCGACAACCTCACACCCCTCGAATGCCTGAAGACCATCGCCCTGTACCGGTTCATTCTCCCCAGCAAAAGAATCTCGGTCTGCGGCGGCCGCGAACGGAACCTCCGCGACCTCCAGTCGTGGATGTTTTTCGCCGGCGCCGACGGAACGATGATCGGGAACTATCTCACCACCATCGGCCGGCCGGCCGAACAGGACTGGCAGATGCTTAACGATCTGGGGCTCACCGTGGAGGGATGCTGTGGCTAA
- the bioA gene encoding adenosylmethionine--8-amino-7-oxononanoate transaminase, which translates to MNRYDTKTLQEYDRNYVWHPFTQMKEWERDAPVVIVRGEGSYLIDSDGNRYLDGVAAIWTNVHGHCKKEINEAIKTQVDLIEHSTLLGLTNDKAAILAKRLVDIAPPGLCKVFYSDNGSTAVEIGVKMAFQYWQHQGRPRKTKFISFKNAYHGDTIGAVSVGGIDLFHGVFRPLLFPTIQAPAPYCYRCEFGESDSSRCGRRCLQELERLMTAHADEVAGLVIEPLVQGAGGMIVQPDGFVRAVRELCDRHGILMIADEVAVGFGRTGAMFACQREGVTPDIMALSKGITAGYLPLAATMATQEVYNAFLGEYREMKTFFHGHTFTGNPIACAAALASLALFESEGLLESLPPKIGYIADRLQVMIEHPSVGNVRQCGMVAGIELVRNKETKEPFPWEERVGVRVCREALRHGIFLRPLGNIIVVFPPLSSSLEELKFLMDGIEASIEAVILPSGA; encoded by the coding sequence TTGAACAGATATGACACGAAAACTCTTCAGGAGTACGATCGGAACTACGTCTGGCACCCCTTCACCCAGATGAAGGAATGGGAGCGGGACGCTCCGGTGGTGATCGTGCGGGGCGAAGGCTCCTACCTCATCGACTCCGACGGCAACCGCTATCTGGACGGCGTCGCCGCCATCTGGACCAACGTCCACGGCCACTGTAAAAAGGAGATTAACGAGGCAATCAAGACCCAGGTCGACCTCATCGAGCATTCGACCCTTCTCGGCCTCACCAACGACAAAGCCGCCATCCTGGCGAAGCGGCTCGTCGACATCGCCCCGCCGGGCCTCTGCAAGGTCTTCTACTCCGACAACGGTTCCACCGCAGTGGAAATCGGGGTCAAAATGGCCTTCCAGTACTGGCAGCACCAGGGACGCCCCCGCAAGACAAAATTCATCTCATTCAAGAACGCCTACCACGGCGACACCATCGGTGCCGTGAGCGTCGGTGGCATCGACCTCTTCCACGGTGTTTTCCGCCCCCTCCTCTTCCCGACGATCCAGGCCCCGGCTCCGTACTGTTACCGGTGCGAATTCGGGGAGTCGGACAGCAGCAGGTGCGGACGGCGCTGTCTGCAGGAACTGGAGCGGCTTATGACCGCCCACGCCGACGAAGTCGCGGGCCTCGTGATCGAGCCACTGGTTCAGGGAGCCGGCGGCATGATCGTTCAGCCGGACGGTTTTGTCCGCGCGGTGCGCGAACTCTGCGATCGCCACGGAATCCTGATGATCGCCGACGAGGTGGCGGTAGGGTTCGGCCGGACCGGCGCCATGTTCGCCTGCCAGCGCGAGGGGGTGACCCCCGACATCATGGCCCTCTCGAAGGGGATTACCGCCGGCTACCTCCCCCTGGCCGCAACCATGGCAACCCAGGAGGTTTACAACGCGTTTCTCGGCGAATACCGGGAAATGAAAACCTTCTTCCACGGACACACCTTCACCGGCAACCCCATTGCCTGCGCGGCTGCCCTGGCAAGTCTCGCCCTGTTTGAAAGCGAGGGGCTATTGGAGTCATTGCCACCAAAAATCGGCTACATAGCAGACAGACTTCAAGTAATGATCGAACATCCATCCGTGGGAAACGTTCGCCAGTGCGGCATGGTGGCCGGTATCGAACTGGTTCGGAACAAGGAAACCAAGGAGCCGTTCCCCTGGGAAGAGCGGGTCGGCGTCCGGGTCTGCCGTGAGGCCCTGCGTCATGGCATTTTTCTGCGCCCCCTTGGCAACATCATCGTCGTCTTCCCCCCCCTTTCCTCATCCCTTGAGGAGCTGAAATTCCTGATGGACGGGATCGAAGCATCGATCGAAGCTGTCATCCTCCCGTCCGGCGCATAA
- the nusA gene encoding transcription termination factor NusA: METTFNLKHIIDQIVKEKGIDREVVVEALEQAVLTAANKKFRNTRDLEAHYNPEIGEVELFEFVTVVDEVQDSYKEIDLEEAKEIDPDVEVGDSLGMKLDASGFSRIAAQTAKQVIIQKVREAERETIFNEFKDRIGELVNGVVRRFERGDLIIDLGRAEAFLPQKEQAQREVYRQGDRVKALITDIRMTPKGPQILMSRTHPNVLAKLFEAEVPEIAEGIVEVKSVVREPGSRSKIAVYSNDSDVDPVGACVGMRGSRVQNVVSELRGEKIDIIPWSEDPARFACNALQPAVVSKVYIDEENRAMEIIVADDQLSLAIGKRGQNVRLAARLTGWRIDIKSETRAAEAELVEFSSYDGTAEEAAEADAVEGPAGEPGDAAVEQTEE, translated from the coding sequence GTGGAAACGACCTTCAACCTCAAGCACATCATCGATCAGATCGTGAAGGAAAAGGGTATTGACCGCGAGGTCGTCGTCGAGGCCCTGGAGCAGGCGGTTCTTACCGCTGCCAACAAGAAGTTTCGCAATACCCGTGATCTTGAGGCCCACTATAATCCCGAGATCGGCGAGGTCGAGCTCTTCGAATTCGTCACGGTGGTGGACGAGGTGCAGGATTCCTACAAGGAGATCGACCTTGAGGAGGCGAAGGAGATCGATCCCGATGTCGAAGTCGGCGACTCCCTCGGCATGAAGCTGGATGCGAGCGGTTTCTCCCGAATCGCTGCCCAGACCGCCAAGCAGGTTATCATTCAGAAGGTTCGTGAAGCCGAGCGCGAAACGATCTTCAACGAGTTCAAGGATCGGATCGGAGAACTGGTGAACGGGGTCGTTCGCCGTTTCGAGCGGGGGGATCTGATCATTGATCTCGGTCGCGCCGAAGCGTTTCTTCCCCAGAAGGAGCAGGCACAACGTGAGGTTTACCGCCAGGGCGACCGCGTAAAGGCGCTCATCACGGATATCCGGATGACGCCGAAGGGGCCCCAGATTCTCATGTCCCGGACCCATCCCAATGTTCTCGCGAAGCTGTTCGAGGCCGAGGTGCCCGAGATCGCAGAGGGGATCGTGGAGGTCAAATCGGTGGTTCGTGAGCCGGGGAGCCGCTCAAAGATCGCTGTTTATTCCAACGATTCGGATGTAGATCCGGTGGGTGCCTGCGTCGGCATGCGCGGTTCGCGGGTACAGAATGTCGTTTCGGAGCTTCGTGGTGAGAAAATCGACATCATTCCCTGGTCCGAGGACCCGGCGCGGTTTGCCTGCAACGCCCTCCAGCCGGCCGTGGTATCCAAGGTTTACATCGACGAAGAGAACCGCGCCATGGAGATAATCGTCGCCGACGATCAGCTTTCCCTTGCCATCGGCAAGCGCGGACAGAATGTGCGGCTTGCCGCGCGGCTGACCGGCTGGCGTATCGACATAAAGAGCGAAACGCGGGCTGCCGAAGCGGAGTTGGTAGAGTTCTCTTCATACGATGGCACTGCAGAGGAAGCCGCTGAGGCGGATGCCGTTGAGGGGCCGGCGGGAGAGCCTGGCGATGCGGCGGTCGAGCAGACCGAAGAGTAA
- a CDS encoding L,D-transpeptidase — MIRSLSPFIALIILAAIVVHEPLPTSEPGASLADKAKEDLSRIDYPSLRNIDWTPHFMQPSESLESLFGPDWVTVARFNRIDRRHTYPGMTIKVPVDMAAARSYTPLPREYEPAKHYEKYILISLTEQWIGAYENGKLKFSMPAATGSEGHETPTGVFRVDARHRTHTSSLYKTEDQTAQYPMDYAIRFHVGEDNVAYWMHARDLPGRPASHGCVGLYDEPMQKRMYGIPDRAVLHDSKKLYDWAVGENEYEDDAGELELLEDGPVVEVIGTNPVYRSAPLKPLVVSR; from the coding sequence ATGATCCGCAGTCTGTCGCCGTTCATCGCCCTCATCATTCTTGCCGCCATCGTTGTTCACGAACCGCTTCCTACCTCCGAGCCGGGAGCTTCCCTTGCCGACAAGGCGAAGGAAGACCTTTCCCGCATCGACTACCCCAGCCTGCGGAACATCGACTGGACCCCCCACTTCATGCAGCCCAGCGAGAGCCTCGAATCGCTCTTCGGTCCCGATTGGGTGACCGTGGCGCGCTTCAACCGGATCGACCGCCGCCATACCTATCCCGGCATGACCATCAAGGTGCCGGTGGACATGGCCGCGGCCCGGAGCTATACGCCGCTTCCCCGGGAGTACGAACCGGCGAAGCATTACGAGAAGTATATCCTCATCAGTCTCACCGAGCAGTGGATCGGCGCCTACGAGAACGGGAAGCTCAAATTTTCCATGCCAGCGGCCACTGGCAGCGAAGGGCACGAGACACCTACCGGCGTTTTTCGGGTAGACGCCCGCCACCGGACCCACACCTCGTCGCTCTACAAGACCGAGGACCAGACCGCCCAGTACCCGATGGATTATGCGATACGCTTCCACGTGGGGGAGGACAACGTCGCGTACTGGATGCATGCGCGGGACCTCCCGGGGCGCCCGGCATCCCACGGCTGTGTCGGGCTTTACGACGAGCCGATGCAGAAGCGCATGTACGGCATCCCCGACAGAGCGGTGCTCCACGATTCGAAGAAGCTCTATGATTGGGCGGTGGGGGAAAACGAATACGAGGATGATGCCGGTGAGCTGGAACTGCTCGAAGACGGCCCGGTAGTCGAGGTGATCGGTACCAATCCGGTATATCGGTCCGCACCGCTCAAACCGCTCGTCGTCTCCCGTTAG
- the rimP gene encoding ribosome maturation factor RimP translates to MAQQDVASRVAGIVEGIVAPLGMELVDVEYKREGRQMVLRLFLDKEGGITLDDCAEVSREVSEVLDVEDFIGDRYALEVSSPGLNRPLKKESDYARYQGRLVKVKTFELMADEAGNMRKTFLGDLDGCQDGVVVIRLREGQVARIPLVKIAKANLEFEF, encoded by the coding sequence ATGGCACAGCAAGATGTGGCGTCCAGGGTTGCGGGTATCGTCGAGGGCATCGTGGCACCCCTCGGGATGGAGCTCGTCGACGTAGAGTACAAGCGGGAAGGGCGGCAGATGGTGCTCCGGCTCTTTCTCGACAAGGAGGGCGGGATTACCCTGGACGATTGTGCCGAGGTGAGCCGCGAGGTCTCCGAGGTGCTTGATGTGGAGGATTTCATCGGTGATCGGTACGCCCTGGAAGTCTCGTCGCCGGGATTGAATCGTCCCCTGAAGAAAGAGAGCGATTATGCGCGCTATCAGGGTCGCCTGGTGAAGGTGAAGACCTTTGAGCTCATGGCGGACGAGGCGGGGAACATGCGCAAGACCTTCCTTGGCGACCTTGACGGTTGCCAGGATGGCGTTGTCGTCATCAGGCTGCGCGAAGGGCAGGTTGCCCGCATTCCGCTGGTAAAGATTGCAAAGGCCAATCTGGAATTCGAATTTTAG